aTATGGTTTTAAATGATGGAATAAGTCGttgacaataaataaaaaacaatcatGGAATAAGTATTTCCTTGGTTAGTGATTCAGCAAATAATAAACATGAGACGTGTTTCTATGGtgatgtatgtatgtatgtatgtatgtataataCTAATGTATGGTTCGCAACCACATGAAATTCAGCACCACtcacatttataaaaaaagacgGCTAATTTAAAACCACGAGTCACTTTTTTTTCCATTAAAGAGGAAAGGAACAGACTTTTTCTCCGGcgaataggaaaaaaaaaaaagagagaagaagagtttggtttggttaggaAGAATATGGTAAAGGTAATCGATTCCCATTACCTGACCATCACCGCCATTGTCACCGTAAGTCTTCTTGTGATCTTTTACTTCTCGTCGTTAATCAAGAGTTATCGAGAGTCTCCACTCTCCTAATTTCGTTGgctgttttcttattttctggTGGGTGGGGGGCAGGTGGTGTATCAATTCATATTCTTCGTAATCACAGCTCTTTTCAAATTCGATCAAGTTACCGACTTTGCCGGTATGATTGATGATCATCATCTTCTCAATTTCGGAACTTTCGATTGTGGTTACGAATGTGTTAGAGTTTTCCTTTCCAATTCGTTGACTTTTGCTAACATGATTTTGACTCAAAATAATGTTTGGTCAGGAAGTACAAACTTCGTGATACTTGCTGTCTTGACTCTGGTTCTCAAAGGCACTTGGCATTTTCGTCAGGTTCGTAAAAAAATCTCCTTTTCTGCATTGAGTTATTCTTCGTGATTCTGTAAAAATTGACTGACTCGGTTCTTTTTATCTTCTCAGGTAGTCTTGACTTCACTAGTAGTCGTATGGGGACTTCGTCTTGGCATGTTCCTCCTTATGCGGTTTGTAGTTCTTTCTACCCTTTACTTGATGATAACCACTTCTTACTTCATCATTTATGCTCTGTGCCACTATTCATTAACTAGTTAGTTAGTTTTCTTTTACCAAATTATAAACTTGAATGCTCTGATATCAAATATGCATCTACCAATATTGTGTGAGAGAGAGACAGAAACATTTAAGTATATTTGTGTGTGAATAGGATCCTGAAATGGGGTGAAGATCGACGCTTTGATGAAATGCGTGAAAACATGGGGAAACTAGTAGTCTTTTGGACTCTTCAGGTTACCTACTACCTCTGGTTTCTCTTCCCATCTTTAAAATTTAGATAAGAAACTAGTCCAGCTAAGCTCTATGCTTGTGATCTTAAATCGTGTgggttttcttcttttgttttaccTTTGCCAGGCCGTGTGGGTTTGGACAGTTAGTTTACCTGTTACTCTTGTTAATGCAAGCAACGGTGGAAGATTGTTTCAGCCCGCAGATGTTATTGGTTGGGCTATGTTTGTTGCAGGGTTCTTGGTGGAAGCTATAGCTGATCAACAAAAGCTTCTATTTAAGAATCGTCAAGAAAACAAAGGAAGATGGTGCGATGTTGGACTGTGGAAGTATTCACGCCATCCAAACTACTTTGGAGAGGTTAGTATTGTTTATAGAAGACTTTGATCACATTTCACATATCGGTTATAATATTAATGGAGGGTGATTATGAATTTCAGATGTTGCTCTGGTGGGGCATATATGTGGCTTCATTGCCTGTTCTTAAAGGTGCAGAGTTCCTTGTCATAGTTGGACCAATCTTTCTCACTTTGCTGCTTTTCTTCGTTAGCGGCATACCATTACTCGAGGTTCTCTCTCTTTCCACTTTGACACTTTCTGAATCACGCAGCAGAAGTCAATGTTCTTATTTTGTATGAATGCAGGAATCGGCAGACAAAAAGTATGGTAACTTGGGAGCTTATAGACACTATAAGAAGACAACCAGGTATCATACAAGCTCTTTTAACATCGTTATTGGCACTTGATATGTGTAGTATGAGACTTAAGATTCAAGTGTTTCCTCTTTCAATTGGTTTTACAGTCCCCTGATTCTGTTACCGAGAGGAGTGTACGGGTACTTACCAAAGTGGTGCAAAACAGTCTTTCTCTTTGAGTTTCCATTGTACAGCAAGAATCTCCCTCAAGAAACTACAGTCTGGTGAGTCTCGCGAGCATTGATTGAATTCATTCTGTTTTCGGTTTGCATATCTTTGTAACTCTACAAGGCTTGGCGTGTGAACTAATGAGCTTTCTGCAATTTTCTTATGCGCAAGGGATAGAGGAAACTCAAAAAAGAAACATTGACTGAGAGATGAAGAGATGATTACAGTCTTTGGCCACATGTCCTGTGTTCTCTCATGATCAAACTCTCTTTTTGTATAGATTCTCATTCCGTCTTAAAATATTCGTGAAACGTGATTGATACATTGATTGAGAATACAATTAAGATTCAAATCAACCTTATAAACTGTTGAAAAGAGAAAAATTACATATGatttaaaaagtaattttcttTGATAGTTTCTAAAGGAAAAAAGCTAATGAAGGGAACTATTATTGAAATTCTCTAAGGAAATAACTGCACCTGATCTGAGTTCACTCGAGGAAGAATCACTGGAATGAGATAATAAAATGTATAGTACCCAGAGATGAAGGCAAACCAGATAGACCAAAGCCCAGATTTTTGCAGTGGGGTTTCTACGCAAGAAGACAGTTCCAGAGACGAATATAGCGTTTAGTTGCATCACTAACCATCCCAAATGTCTCTTGCCTGACCTGATTTTATCTTGGAAAGCTGGTTTGAACTTTGATCCTGACAGTTTCCATTCTCCTGCTTCAAGATCTTGGGAGGAAGCTTCGGTTGCAGACATACCTTTGTTTTCTTCTATAAGCCTTGATACAGCCTAGCAAATAATCAAAATTGGGTTGTGTGTGAAGAACACATATCTTTTCTTTTAGGAGAAGATTGGTGGGATTCATCTATATACCTCGATTCTAAATGATATAGTTGCTTTCTCCGAGGATAGCGCTTCGACCTGGCAAATTTAGTAAGAGTGTTGGAAGTTTTAGATTAGTTTTGTCTgaattctctttatttatagtgGGCATATACCTGGGATTGTTTTTGAATAAGATGGTCTGTTAGCTGATCAAGCCTTCTTTTCAGTTCAATTTCCACTTCAGTTGGTTCTTCGAGTTCTTTCCTCATTGTATTGATGTCTGCTTCCAGTTTATTTGCCTGGAgtttcacaatttcaaaaagaaCAGTGAGAGATTTTCACAAAAGCTCAACCATATATAGTGAGTTCCCAACCTTTCATAGAAAATTATACAGCTTCATATACTAAATGAGAATAATAATTCCATATGAAACCTGAAGAGTAAGTCAGTTAGACAATTGCGGTACCTTATCTTGTAACCACCCGATTTTATCAGTGAGCAACGAAATCTCTGCTTCAAGCATTTGGTGTTCGAACATATCTCCTCTAGATGCATCCAACTACATATACGCAGACCATCATTCTCATACCCAATTAGAACAAAGATTTCCACGCCAAAATTCTgaaaagaggaagagaagaatcaaggcACCTTGTTTACGAGATTTCCTCCTTGGATATTAGAAGTTTTTCGCTTCAGTCCTACATGATAAACACTTCTTTAGAATTAAAAGACTATAATAAATCAGTTATTATCCCCAAATGACAATGAGAAGTATAACAGGGTCATTTGGGGTAGAGGAAGCTttctttttttgacatcaaGAAGCTTTCTAGAAGAGGGAAGGCTTTAATATATGTACGTAACTATACTCTCcgaaagaaaaaacatatacCTTCAAGGGCAGACTCTTTAAGCTCAACTTGTTCTCGGAGTACTGCTACCTGATCTATCTGGTCACATcagaaaagaaagagattagtaAGCAAATGCAGATATAAAACTTAGTGAGAAAAAGCTTGGTTGAAGCTTTCTTTGCATCGGACACTCTACATCTTTAAGTTACAACAGCAACCATGAACCATTTTTACCTTTGTACATTCCAGCTAATTAAAGCAAACCAAGAAACAAGATAAAAAGATACAATCTATACCTGAGCTTCAAGCTTCTTCTGCCCAGCAGCAAGCGATCTTGTAAGTTCAGCGTTTGCCGCCTAAAACAATCCATTTTCAATGTCAGCATCTTGCTCCACTTATAAGGTAACAACACTAAAATCAATTTGACTGTCGGCAAACAATATACACATTCTGTAATACCTCTAATCCTGCTAAGCGTGAGAAAACTTCCATCCTAGTGTTGTTATGCTTCTGCTTTTCAAGGTCGGCAGCTTCCAGTGTTTCCATCATGTTTGTTTGCAATTCCGCAGCCTAGAGAAATAGGACAAAAACAGCATATATAGTTAGTTCACCGAGCTCGAATAATACAAATATCAAACATATTATAGATCTTCACAGCTATCATAAGCACAGTGATTTTTGCAGTTCCGGCCTAATGGTACAACTACTTTTTTTGCTAGTGTTCGACAATAATGAATATGCCATTTCTTAATCTGAATCAAGTAACACCCGTGCTTGCATATTGTCAGCTAAAACACGAAGCAAAGTCCAAGAGCAAACTTAAGAATCAACTACCTCATAATTGCAAGGAAAAAGCTTGATAATTGTTTACCTCTTGTGCCTGTTGTTTAGCTCGTTCCTCAACTATTTTCTCCAAACTCTGTTTTTCACCCTCAAGTCTCGCTACCATATTCTCTCGCTCTTTGATAACCGCCACAGCTTTTGCTGCAATTTTTTCAGCgaaaactttctctcttctcctcctccgcTCCTCCCTCAGACGCTCCCTCTCAGAGTCCGTGCTTGAATCAGACTCATAATCCGATTCAGATTCATCGCTGGACAAGGAAGAATCCTTCCTCTTTAAACCATCAGAAACATTTCTCCGCAAAATTTCTCCCCTCACTTGTTTCCCTGCACTCGGTAATGGCTCCCTAGGGAGAGTCTCCTTGGCAGATTTTGTGGAGCCATCCAGCGAAGGTGGCTCAGCACTGACACCCTTCTCACTCTCCTTGTGAGTTGACTTCACAAATATATCCTTAGAAGGGCTAGACACTTCCTTGTCGCTTGGTTCCTTATTCATCTGTTTTGGTGACTTCCCTCTTGAATCAACCACATTACCACTAGTCTTCTCACTCCTCTTTGCATCAGACACCGAGGGACTTTTCCCACCATTCCCTTGCCTTTTTACATCCTTCTTCAATCCCCGAATCACAGCTGCTCCACGGGGAGTACGAGGCTTAGGAGTGCTGGTCCCCTGATTCGGAGGAGCACTCAGCAGCTCTGTCCAGTCAGCGTCAGTGAGTGTAGGTTTCTCTTTTGTCAAACTTTGTGACGGTGAACTTGTTGTTGTTCTTTCTCGAGATTGATCTGGTTTGCGTAGATTTTTACTACTACTTAAGTAGCTAGGCTTTTGCTCAGTTGAGTTTCTCTGAGATCCACCACCACCAGAGTCACTACCATCATATGTTTTCTTCCTCAACTGATCTTTCAAAGAAACTGGACTTGAAGATTTCGAAGAGGTCTCAAACACCTCTTCATGTGTCTCAGACTTCTCATCTTTTCGAAGAGACTCTGCTGCCTGCTGATCGATctgaatgtaaaaaaaaaaaaaacaattttactcaATCCCCAGTTAGTACATTCCTAATCAATAAAGATCCATGAAGAATCTTAAGTAACTTGGAGCATATAAACTGATAAGGAGATCCCTCGGCTAAAGAACAAGTGAATTCATTAGCTTTTTGAGCTAGACATTTCAATTTCCCAGATGGTGTAACAAACAAcattgaaaatttgatttttaagatTTGGTCGAGCTTGGATCACGTCCATTTGAGATGAAGATCTTTAACCAACGAAACAATAGAGTGTAAAACCGTTCAAAACATGGAGATCGAAATTCAATTGGGACCTAACGCCTTCCAAATCGGATGATTCCATCGAAATGTTTCTGCCGTTTACTATACATACAATCGTACCTGTTGAAGAATGGTTTCGGCGGCTTTGAGCTTCGACGAGATCCAATTCGCCATTTTTCTTCACTGTCCTTTTAAAAATTGAGATTTTAAAGAGCAAATGCTTAGTCACCCAAAGTGATCCTGAATTAGTCACATCCcatcggagaagaagaagaaaagatttgGAGGGTGTAATTAGCTAACCCAGAAAGAAACTCCACACCAACCAAACCGAATCCGGTTCATGATTAATTTGTCTGTTGGTTCGATATCTTCTTTATCGTTGTGTGCTCTCGTTAAACGAGTGAATCAATTAAACAAAGATAGCTACTTGGGCCAAAAGCAGGCTTTATAAGAATTCACAAACAAGTTGAACTTCATTTTTTGCCCATGCGATTATTCCTTACTCGAAGGAGGAGTATTGGAGTTCCACATCTCTTGATAGGATTCCATTCTTTTTAGCCTCCATCCTTTTTCTTTGGTGCCCAATTGGATTCTTTTTCTCGAGttgcttattattattattactagatcgtttttccgcgctacgcgcggataattacttttaaaaattcataactaatttcttgtgtaaatataaaataatccatattttcatatatatttttgtgatatagTCTCGTTCTTgcatttttgtaataaatttttaaattagtttactaaaataccaaaacagagtttagaatacaaaaACAACAcgaattattatattttgagcTACATATAAAAGGTGTAGTTCTAATTCATGTATAGAACTTGactcttatttttattttgaattccTTGATAATTTTAAAGATTTAGTTAAGTTTTTGAGAATTATGTTTGAACCTAATTTTATGCTTATGTTCAAtttatatgtgtatgtaaatttggttttataaatgacattttttgaaaattttcttctTATTAACAAATTGtgtcattttataatttcaatataattttaaaggTTATACCTATTTAACTTAGtatttattgtaaaaaaaatgattgataTCTTAAAAATACCTTAATATCTCAATGAATATTAGTTAAACAGGTGTAATTATTAGGGATAAACATGAattcaattatattttgatttgtgtgaaaaatgtcaaaatgaAAATTTAGTAAGATAGAAACatagtatttaattttattct
This genomic interval from Brassica napus cultivar Da-Ae chromosome A6, Da-Ae, whole genome shotgun sequence contains the following:
- the LOC106346893 gene encoding uncharacterized protein LOC106346893 isoform X1; this encodes MVKVIDSHYLTITAIVTVVYQFIFFVITALFKFDQVTDFAGSTNFVILAVLTLVLKGTWHFRQVVLTSLVVVWGLRLGMFLLMRILKWGEDRRFDEMRENMGKLVVFWTLQAVWVWTVSLPVTLVNASNGGRLFQPADVIGWAMFVAGFLVEAIADQQKLLFKNRQENKGRWCDVGLWKYSRHPNYFGEMLLWWGIYVASLPVLKGAEFLVIVGPIFLTLLLFFVSGIPLLEESADKKYGNLGAYRHYKKTTSPLILLPRGVYGYLPKWCKTVFLFEFPLYSKNLPQETTVWDRGNSKKKH
- the LOC106346893 gene encoding uncharacterized protein LOC106346893 isoform X2, translated to MVKVIDSHYLTITAIVTVVYQFIFFVITALFKFDQVTDFAGSTNFVILAVLTLVLKGTWHFRQVVLTSLVVVWGLRLGMFLLMRILKWGEDRRFDEMRENMGKLVVFWTLQAVWVWTVSLPVTLVNASNGGRLFQPADVIGWAMFVAGFLVEAIADQQKLLFKNRQENKGRWCDVGLWKYSRHPNYFGEMLLWWGIYVASLPVLKGAEFLVIVGPIFLTLLLFFVSGIPLLEESADKKYGNLGAYRHYKKTTSPLILLPRGVYGYLPKWCKTVFLFEFPLYSKNLPQETTV
- the LOC106346892 gene encoding golgin candidate 2; the encoded protein is MANWISSKLKAAETILQQIDQQAAESLRKDEKSETHEEVFETSSKSSSPVSLKDQLRKKTYDGSDSGGGGSQRNSTEQKPSYLSSSKNLRKPDQSRERTTTSSPSQSLTKEKPTLTDADWTELLSAPPNQGTSTPKPRTPRGAAVIRGLKKDVKRQGNGGKSPSVSDAKRSEKTSGNVVDSRGKSPKQMNKEPSDKEVSSPSKDIFVKSTHKESEKGVSAEPPSLDGSTKSAKETLPREPLPSAGKQVRGEILRRNVSDGLKRKDSSLSSDESESDYESDSSTDSERERLREERRRRREKVFAEKIAAKAVAVIKERENMVARLEGEKQSLEKIVEERAKQQAQEAAELQTNMMETLEAADLEKQKHNNTRMEVFSRLAGLEAANAELTRSLAAGQKKLEAQIDQVAVLREQVELKESALEGLKRKTSNIQGGNLVNKLDASRGDMFEHQMLEAEISLLTDKIGWLQDKANKLEADINTMRKELEEPTEVEIELKRRLDQLTDHLIQKQSQVEALSSEKATISFRIEAVSRLIEENKGMSATEASSQDLEAGEWKLSGSKFKPAFQDKIRSGKRHLGWLVMQLNAIFVSGTVFLRRNPTAKIWALVYLVCLHLWVLYILLSHSSDSSSSELRSGAVISLENFNNSSLH